In Quercus robur chromosome 11, dhQueRobu3.1, whole genome shotgun sequence, the following proteins share a genomic window:
- the LOC126704834 gene encoding uncharacterized protein LOC126704834: MGIELESWKMYFDGATNQSGNDIGVLLIYPKGTHIPFSGRLNFLATNNATEYEDCIMGLQAALSLEVKELEVYDALATMASMMDGPKEDEAQPIVMKQKEESAFCMSIEEDKGMNEEGEWYSEILQYLKDGTYPKSANKNDQLSIRRLSTNYIICGERLYRRSYDEIHLLCVTAKEAQQIIEEELSYGPYMNAHMLSWKIIRQGYY, translated from the exons ATGGGGATAGAGTTAGAATCATGGAAGATGTATTTTGATGGAGCAACTAATCAAAGTGGAAATGACATTGGAGTTCTCTTAATCTATCCAAAAGGGACACATATCCCATTCTCTGGTAGGCTCAACTTTCTTGCCACTAATAATGCCACTGAATATGAGGATTGCATTATGGGGTTACAAGCGGCTCTAAGCCTTGAAGTAAAAGAGTTGGAAGTATATG ATGCTTTAGCAACAATGGCATCCATGATGGATGGACCTAAGGAGGATGAAGCTCAACCAATAGTgatgaaacaaaaagaagagtCGGCTTTTTGCATGTCAATAGAAGAAGATAAGGGAATGAATGAAGAAGGTGAATGGTATTCAGAAATTCTACAATACCTCAAGGATGGGACATACCCAAAGTCTGCAAACAAGAATGACCAATTGAGCATCAGAAGGTTATccactaattatattatttgtggGGAGAGGCTTTACAGAAGATCATATGACGAAATTCATCTCCTTTGTGTGACTGCCAAGGAAGCACAGCAAATAATTGAAGAGGAGTTAAGTTATGGGCCATATATGAATGCACACATGCTGTCATGGAAAATAATAAGGCAAGGTTATTACTAG
- the LOC126704835 gene encoding uncharacterized protein LOC126704835 → MKRSLLLHIQSNVEVRDSYFVQKRDSANKLGLSSLQKITAAFRMLVYGASGDLVDEYVWIVETIALESLKKFVTTVIDVFSEEYLKKPNNEDIVKLLAHGKHQGFPIAQEAYRKDVERAFGVLQARFTIVRGPARFFHLETLQKIMKACIILHNMIVEDERDDNEVVDLDYEQIDGVDNPPIQVSREQSDGFMAYIESYGRIRD, encoded by the exons ATGAAGCGTTCTCTTTTACTCCATATTCAATCTAATGTAGAAGTTCGTGACTCTTACTTTGTCCAAAAAAGAGATAGTGCCAACAAACTTGGTTTATCTTCATTACAAAAGATAACTGCTGCATTTAGAATGCTTGTGTATGGAGCATCGGGTGATTTGGTGGATGAATATGTGTGGATTGTAGAAACTATTGCAttagaaagtttgaaaaaatttgtaactacGGTAATTGATGTTTTCTCTGAGGAATACTTGAAAAAGCCTAACAATGAAGACATTGTTAAACTGTTAGCTCATGGCAAACACCAAGGTTTTCCAA TAGCCCAAGAGGCGTATAGGAAGGATGTTGAGCGTGCATTTGGAGTGCTTCAAGCACGTTTCACAATTGTCCGTGGACCTGCACGATTTTTCCATCTTGAAACACTCCAAAAGATCATGAAAGCGTGCATAATTCTCCATAACATGATTGTTGAAGATGAGCGGGATGATAATGAAGTGGTAGACTTGGATTATGAACAAATTGATGGAGTGGATAATCCTCCTATACAAGTGTCACGTGAACAAAGTGATGGATTTATGGCATACATTGAGAGTTATGGACGCATTAGAGACTGA